The Rhodamnia argentea isolate NSW1041297 chromosome 10, ASM2092103v1, whole genome shotgun sequence sequence TCGGAGACGTGGTGGAGGTGGCCGGCTTCCACAAGGGCACGCCCAAGTTGAACTTCATATGCCGGAGGAAGCTGATCCTGACCGTGAACATCGACAAGAACACCGAGAAGGACCTCCAGCTGGTGGTGGAGAGAGGCTCCCAGCTGCTGCGGAAGGCGATGGGGGAGCTGGTGGACTTCACGAGCCACGCCGACGTCTCCAAGCCGCCCGGCCACTACGTGATATACTGGGAGATCAAGGGAGAGGTGGAGGAGAAGGTCCTCGGCGAGTGTTGCAGAGAGATGGACGCTTCGTTTGAAGATCACGGCTACGTGGTCTCTCGGAAGTGCAATTCAATAGGGCCACTGGAGCTCTGCATTGTGGAGACGGGGACTTTTAGGAAGATTTTGGATCATTTCATAGGGAACGGGGCTGCGTTGAGCCAGTTCAAGACCCCAAGGTGCACCAGCAACCAAGTCCTCTTGAGCATCCTCAATGGGTGTGCCATCAAAAGGTTCTACAGCACAGCGTATGGTTGAGAGTTAGGGAAGACTCGCATCACAAGAATGAAATGTAGGAACGCGATTTCGAAGTGCAATTGAGTTAGTTGTGAGATAATCGGCGAGGACTTATTGGTAAAATTTTCTCTTGAAGTATGAAAGTGCTCATAATAATGTCGAATATCTTATTAACGCTCTCGTACACGAAAAGCCCGATTTGACCACCAAGGCTTCGGTGCGAATCCCAATACATGAGGCCGGCCCACATACAAGAGgattcaaattcgagacattTGGCTCCAACATATACCGATCCGAAATTAATGTGCACCGCCGTTTACACCAACAACTTAAGCTATCAGAGCATTGTGTTTGCGTTTAATATAATTTATGTATTAACACATACATGTGTGAAGATCGACATTACACCTCATATATAGCtgtaaatatttttacttttttcgaaAGTATGAAGTTTCTATAGTACCGCAAGAGGGAACTTTTACTTTGGCACAATGACATGCATGACTGTCCTCCTTACATGGATCTAAATCGGAACTAGTGACCTTAATGCAAAATTGTTTGTCCTAGAGTATTTTGTAACGATAAACTTGCATGCTATGCCACAAGGCGGTGCCCTCCTAGAAGAGAGAGGCCACAAGACATGCTCGATGTTACCAAAAGCATGCACATATATTCATCGTTAGTAATTTTAGTTCAACTGATGCAACCAAAATAGACAtgcctaactttttttttatttttagatgtAGCGGTCGGATAGAGTCCAAATCAGCTCTTGCGCACTTTGACTAGTCCATATCCCCCAAAGATTCGCATCGATCTAGTGCATTTTCATATTACTTCTCAAGTAAATGAGCAACGAAGGGTGGAATTTGAAACCATAAGGAGACGAGCAAACTCTCTTGTCAATTGAGCCAATACTTTGTTGGTACGTGTACGAAATATTTAATCAAGCATACTTgatcaacaaaaacaaaaacaaaaaacctttTAGTGGTCTAAACCTAACAACATCAAGCTGCAAGATGATTTCAGATGGTATCAAAGTATGCACCAATTGACGAGCAGATTCGCTCGCCGACCAGTACCTCTTGATGGGTAAACTATCCACTGCAACAAGGGCAAAAGAAAAACCTTGGAACCAAAGAAAATGACAGCAGAAATGAGGGAAGAACGAGGTTGTGCAACATCAAATTACACACGCTAGCTCGCCGCATGGGAGTTATGTATCCGCCGATATCTGCAAACACATTTCGGGATAGTACGAAGTCTCTGGGTTTAGTTCTTCTGATGGCATGCGAGCATTGGATCCTGTACTTGTGGTGAAAAGGAGAGGACATAGGGACCGACAAGTGCAGGAAAGTACGAACCAAGAGCACCCAGTTACGATTTCAAGCGGGGTGAATCTGGGCGGTGCTTTGGAACCAATCGTACGATTGAGAATCTATCGTAATCTCGATCGAGTTCGACGTGCGAAGAAGGTGTCAGTCTCGTGAATGGGCGTGGTGAGTAACAGCTAGAGCTGTCTCCTTTGCAGGAGAAAAAGTCAGGGGACCCTGATGTGGGCCTTGGCCTCCCTGGCCGTCCATGTCAAAAGCTGACCTCTCCATTCTTCGGGCTGTTAGACCAAAATCATGGAAACCACTATCCCAATTCGCAATTCACGAACGAAAGTCGTACGTAACTGGGAAcgaatgcaaaaaatatgaataaACAATTACATATCTCCGGCCATCGATGGCATTGGATGAATACGGACACGGAGCGTTGAACAGCCGACTAAAACGGGTGTTACTAGCCAATTACTCTTTTCTAAGCGATGATATGCTTTCTCTGTCAGACTGTTAACCTAGGTGCGTTTTTAATAAGAATGACTTATAGATAGCCGTCTCCGTTTAAAAACTGTCGTTCGTTCCTTATAGATAACGTCTCCCATCAATGCGATTATGGGGCGAGGCGGCTATTGGTATTTCATTAACAGGGGATCatattataattaaattattaCACGAACTTCTCACCTGGTTTCTATCAAAAATTCGCAAATCCAACTTGGAACGGGTGATTCTGGTCAAAGAAACAGCTTCTCGTAGAACACAGACTGGGCTTGACTTTTTGCTTTCTTCCATCTGATTCTTTTCAACGATTCTCCTGTTTTTTTGCCGGATACGATCTTGAAAAAACCCGGTGGCAATGCATGGCGTCCGTTTGAGACACGTTCGCTGCAGGCGTTTTATATGTCTTGTCCTCACCTAATGCTTTGTCCggaatacttaaaaaaaaaaaaaaaacatgtggtATATATGTTGACAAGTTTAGGATCATGCGGTGTACAGACATTGGAATGATGTTAGCAATACAGAGATCGATCCGCAAAATCGATTCACAAAGCGACATGAGCATTTCGATATGGCCGGACGCTCATTTGAGTACTATAACTCAGGATTAGTCGCGCCAGTTTCTACAATTGATTTATGAAACTACTAGTCTTGGTATTATAGTGCAAGTTTAGCTGGAGATCCAAGATTGAAGGGACTGGATCGACCTTGGTTTTGCTCCGGCCTTCAAACTCGTAAGGTTTGGTCCAACTCAAAAGGGAAAAGACGGCCCAAATCTTGGAATAAATGGACCAAAGTGAGTCTCGTAAATTGGACGAAGACGGAAGAACGAGTCCGATGCTTCATTCGGAACAAAGCCCAGGCCGAGTTTGACCCAACCCACGAGAAAAAGATTGTGCCCCGAGTCAAATTAGAAAGGTGGGGTTCTACTTTTGATGAGTAAGGGCAATCGATCAATTGATTGGGCTAGTCAATTTTTTAGGAACCGCACTGTTTCCCTCCTCTTGATCCACCTCCTTTAGTTACTACTACAACACGAGGATCATCCTATGGCACATCGGCCATTGATCCTCTGATTGTAGTTGTGCATCGTAGCAACATATGCTATCTTAATTCTGATAATACAAAGTGTCATTATACGAGTGATTACAAAGATTTCAAATAACCggttgacatttttttcctattgCCATGAATCTAGGGAAGTTCTTCGTGACATTGTAATACGAGCACATTTATTCTTTCTCTACATCCAAACATAGACCCGTGATTGAATCAAAAGAAGTGAACCTATGGAATTCGAAAAATTGCGAATAGCATTGCTCCAAATGTGAGAAGTATGCTCTATCCTCTCATATAAAACCGAACACCATATCGAAGagaatttctctctctcgcatGGATTGGCCGGTTTAAAAGAGAGCAAAGCAAGGACACTATTCACATTCTTTTCCGGGGGGTTGGGGGGCAAATCACCGATGCAGAACGCGGCTCTTTGATTAGAAGTAATCTGATTAATATATCGCATATCACTTTTTTTACCAAGTATTATGAACATGGGGCATTCACTTAGTCGTTGACTTACAATATGCTACGTTCGTCGGAAACATTTTGGTACAGGCCAGCTAGCAACCATGGGTTCTTCTCTTGTCTCGTAGCTTTCGAAATGGGAGTAGAAGTCGAATCCAACGAGGCTAAGATCAATTTGTCGCCAGCTTCAGCCTGTCGTTCCTTCGCCTTTTGGCCGTGGACGATCAAGACAAGAAAGCTATGCCCACACTCCCTCCCTCCCACCGCGCCGGAATCCCGATGAGGCGGAAGAAAGCGCCCTCTTTTCTCTCGTCCCCAAAAGAGAGGGGGAAAGAAGCAAGGTGCCGGTGCCACCCACCTTTTTATTCGCATTTGACACTATCCcattgccttcatttttttggcaccgtaaatttgtaatccaaattGAATTGCGACAATTCTATATTCAAACTGGATTTGACACGAAAGTTTCAATGCTTTCGATCTTTCAAGTCGTACTTGAACAGGTGTTCAGTAAGCTCGAACAATGCAATAATGTCTTTTATGTCTCTTTGAATGACCGAGGACTTGGGTTAGATGCTCCTCAATCGAAGAGAGTATGATGAATGTTTATGACATGTGAATTAGGTTTGCAAGCTATTTGATTCGAGTGTTATtcaagcttggatttgattcgAACCACGCGAATCGAACTCAAAAAGAATCGAGAGTGATACCTTGGTCGAATTTGACTGGGTTGCGAAGCGAACTGATGCTCACAGCCTAGTTTGACATATATAAAAACTACGATTCCATGGTTGTTCCAAAGCAAAATAAGAAGCCATTAACCtacaataagaaaattaaaaagaaaaatcgcaTCGAGGACCAACGTATATTCTCAGTGCCAAGCCGACCAATTGGACGAGAACATATATTTACAATGACGAAATGCTAGGCTCTGATTTTCaccatcttttttcctttttatttcttggACAAAACATCTTCTGCTTATGGTTATGGCTGCAAGTGCAACACAAGATTTCAAATCACAGAAAGATGAAGCACTCCAACGAGACGAGAGGGTTATCAACGGACTCATTCCCCTGCCTCGAATCGCCCTCGTCTCCTCTCTCCCCACCCGCATCCGCTTCCTTCTTATCCACGTCTCCGGCCGACGTGGCCGCCGACCTGCCGCCGGCATTCCCGGTCTTATTCGACGGACTACCCCCTACCACGCTCCTCCTCCCGCCACCGCCGTTCCTGGCCGCCGGCGACCTCGACCGCCTGCCGAGGCCATCGCTCTGGTCTCGCCGCAATGCGGCAGTTGTAGTCCCCATGCGGCTCCGTTGCtgcgtcgccgccgccgtcgtcctCGGCACCACCGGCTTCTTCGCCGGAGATCTGGCCGCTCGCCTCGCCGCCTGTTCCCCGTTGTAGGGACGGTTCCTCTGCGCCTTCATCGGAGATCTCTTGATCACTCTCTGCGTGACTTCTCCTTTATCTCTGCTCGTCACTTCGGCCTCCTTCTCAGCGACGGTAGTAGCAGTGGTCGTCGTAGTGGCGCTGGCGGTGGAGAAGCTCTCGCCGACGCTGCATAGCTCCGAACACTCCGAAACAGCTTCGGCGACAACCTCTTCTTTGTTTCCGGTCGGAGTTTGGGCTTCCAGTGCACATTCTCCAAGCTTAGGCAAGAATCGAGCCTCGGATTCTGCATTGCCGCTGGTTGTTGTTTGAGGTGGAGGGTGAGGTTTCGGCAGAGGCGTTTCGGAGAGAACTTCCTTGAcggcctcctcttcttcttctgcttcgaGCGTGGCAGCGGCCTGTGTCGCGTACGTGTTGCTACATGGCCCCGCCGGATGGTTCGGCTTAGAAAGGTCGGGTCTTGAGGGGTTTCGGGCATGTGGGTGGCGCGCGGCGGAGCTGAAACAGCAACCCATTCTCGGGGGAGTGCTGGCTTTAGGTTTCGCGAGAGCGTCGCTGCGAGCGTTTGGGATGgatgacgagagagagagagtataaaaGAAGAATTCAAAATGCGAAAACGGTCAAGAAAGGAGCGTCGTCAGGGGGGAAGTAATTAAGACAAATTACCGGTGATTAGGACGGGGCAAGGGCGATCGAGAAAGAGAGGATGGTGCGCTGGAGAACGTTTGAATTCTACTCGGGGCTAATCTTCTCATTGCAATAGCCTCTGGCGGACGAAATTCCGTTCAGGCCCAAGCccattttcctcctcttttgaagTTTTCGAAAGCGCTAGATTCGGTGCTGCTTCCGAAGGATGGACCACAAAGAGATTACTACTAGCTACGGAAGCTGATCGTCCGTCGCCCGCCAGCAGCCAAAACCGTGCAGTTGGTGAAGGAACTGAAGCCAGTCTGGCGGGGTCTGCGTCCTAGCTGTTGTGGATGCTTATGCGCAATTCTTCAAATTCGAACTTTctctttgttgttgttttttctttgttttgcagatttgatCTGGGTAAGAATCCGAGTGAAAAATAATATGTGCAAGAGAAGTTACCAATGCGAACCGATGTCCGATTTTACGACGACCGTATTTATGTAACATCACGGTTAGAAGCAAGATCAAGTCAAAGAGCAGTTTGGTCCGACCATACTACTATTGTGGTTAGAGCTTATTATCAGACCACGTGACAAGTAGGTGTAGGTGGGGAGTTAAAAAGCCACCGAGGGACGAACGTAACTCGAAATTACTTTCGAGGGGTAAGAGCTCTAATTACTAGACTATGTGACGGGATTTGATTTCAGCAAAGCAAACGCTTGTTGCGGGCTTCCAATGAGCGCTCGGCTATAAAAGCGGTTCGTACCGCGGAAGGGTACTGGAAATCGAACCCATGAGCAAtcccattttccaaaaaaaaaaggccaacaAGTTGAGTTGTTGTCCAAGCGATAAGATTTTCCATCGGGGATGGACTTCCCCAGTCAATCCGTTGGATCAAAGCACAACATGCTACacgtgttttctttctttttcttttttttgtgtaatGGGTAACATGATATATGTCTTTAGCTCTTAGAAAACGAATCCATTGATAGGATTCGACACACAATCAAGTTAAAATAAAACGTAAAGCGATAAAGAGAAATCgcgacacgagattttatcctggttTATTTTTAAACTAGGACTACATCCAACAAATGATTTTGCTATAATTAACACATTGCACCtcttgttacatcactcaattacaagtaaCAAATAATATAGATAGCAATAACTATTCATAAGCCCAAACataaactactaatgaaaaattataggtttaaatcgtaaaagccccATGTGCTTTCTTATCATGGGAGAGTATGAACGACACCCTAACATCTATCGTTTCGTTAAATTGTCCAATTCGTGCTTTTTGGAAAAGGGAAATGCGTCCTATGGATAGCACAATTTCAATCGTAAATTCACGCGCTATCAATGTGTATTTTATATAAAATGCTCATTGATTAAAAAGTTATATATTCCGAAGTAATTGATAGTATTAAAAACTATCATATTAGCaggcttttttttaaatcataaaatatttttacccCTTCCCAAAGTCGGGAAAGCCAGTTCCaatctccttcctcttcttggGTAACGAGGAGAAAGTGACAAAAGGTCAAGAAATGGCAGCCTGgaaagttcaaatctttttccTCCGTCGCCATTGAAAAAGCTCATCAACCGCGGCATTCGTAAtcatttctctccctctctctcgtcgACCCTCTGGTGTGATGCGCCAATGATGATCGATCGGGCGGATGGTAATCCCTCGGTAGAAAGTAGAAACTAATTGCGTGCGATTGATCCGTACAGCACTACTCCGATCACCGTGCAACAGTCAGTTCGTTCAGCTGTCCACAATCATCGTCTAGGACCACATCATTAATCTCAACCTTTTTATGGTGATGTCGTTCTCATCCGTCTATCCGACCAATTTAAATCGAAAGTGTACTGCAATAGTACACATCAATTCTATATGATATGGCTGAAGGTGAAGTGcacttttttttcataattttttcctcttttttctctcttttctttttgccggtgaTCGATGAGCATCAACAAGcccctctcccctttctcaccaATGGTCAGGCCGGCCTCGCCCACAAGTAAGGGCGAGATCAGACTTttctttgagattgatatgATCATGTCAAAttcatatttaaaataatttttaactttgaatcctcttttgagaaaataataacaGTTCAAGGtgttttttagaattttctcttAAAACTTGAGACACTCGGGGTGAAAAATCAGATTAATAccgtgaaaattttcaaactagtacacccgtgataaatttactttaaactatttttttgacaacgaaaaaccctaaattggtacggttgtgacaattttaccccaaactattttttaaacctttaaaaatcctaaattggtacacttgtaacaaatttatcataaattaaatttttttaccatgaaaatgtttaattttATGGTACACCTTCagttaaattaagttaatgccatgaataatttcaaaccgatacacctatgacaaatagaaagaaaaaccccAAGTTGGTATATCtatcaattgccacgtgtcatagAATTTAGCACTTTAgcggttaaatttaacgaaaactaattgaGGGTAtctttgtcacggatgtaccagtttgggataaatttggcaCGTGTGTATTGATTTTGGGATTTTCGTAGTTAAGAAAATAGCttaaggtttttcgtggtattaatcctaaaaaatttgATCCACCACCAGTGTAAAAACTATTTTTACACATTCGTCATTGGGTGGACGATATGTGTACTTGGAAATAGTTTTGCAACCGCATTCATCCGCACATCGTACATTCAAGCCCCGTTTGATTCAGCATTTggtcaagggactttgagaaaatgcaaatacttttgcactaaaaacctttttcaaaatgcaagtagtgtttggtaaagtatattttaaaaacacatttggaaaacaattttgacgtaaatcttatttggtgaaaaatgaactttgtaaagtatttttactttttaaaaaaaaaagtgatggcgGCGGGCGGTGGCCGGTGGCGAGGGGCAGCGGCGGCaaacaccatttgtatttggccaaggAACTTTAAAATCTCAATGCTCATTTCTAATGCTGAACTAAACGAGGCCTCAATGATAAATGTACAATTATTTGCTACCTCGGTAGATGCAACATTTTCCTTCTAATAAAATGCGCAAAATCATGTAAACCATACAGCTATTATAGCAGCTCGAGTTGACATGTGTTTCAAACTCGAGATGTTATTTCTATTTAAGGATCAAATTCAAAATGCTTATAGGGCTTTAAGTAGGCTCTCGAAGAGGTCAGATTCCCCGTAAGATGAAACGACAAACTGACGAGTGATGGCAATATTATCTTAGCGTAACGAACTTCAACAACTTTGCTTGGCGTCATTAAATTAGTTATTTTCCCCTCTAATCCACTTAACCATAACGTAGGCAATAGGCATGCTTAGCcagaagcaaaacaaaaataaaccaaaataaaaatggaaatgtcattttcaactTGGGTAAAGCGATGAGCATTTATCTAACTCCTCCGCCAAGTCATATGAAATCAAATCACAAGCCCGATCATTTGAGCATCGGTCGGATTTTCCGTTAGTTAAACCTCCCGTACACACAACGTTAGCCCGATGAAACGAAAAATGATTTGAGCATCGGTTCGGTAAAGATAAAAgtgattaggaaaattattttatttttcgcgaaacaaacgaagcctaattTAACTATTCGCATGTTATGCTCCACGTCGTGTCCAATCATCGTCAGTCCTGGATTGTTCTTTGTTGGTTTTTTCTGGGGGAAATAATTcaattggtcatttttcccgGTGGTGTCCGAGAACACAGATCCACGTGCTTTCATTATCTGGTGGAGAGGATGTTCCAAGTGGATATGGACTAATCAAATTAAAGACTGTTCAGGGTAGATTATGTGGGACAACAAGCGTGTCGGGTTCGTCGAAGTAGTCTTCAGTTATTGACGGCACGAAGAAAGAAACATCAAATGGCTGTCGTTCCATCTTTTTCAAACGAAGCCATTTCGTAGCCGAGAAACGAGATAACCCTCCTCTAGTCTCCACTTCGAGTGCGTCTCTCATCATCCGTGCTCCTTTCGCGATCATACCAAGTCACGAGTTCCCTATATCCCCGAATCGATGCACACGACTTTTTGTTCCGTGCGGTGAAAGAGAACCGGTTTTACAAACCACGGATTCAAATGACGACATCATGCGAGCGTTTTCCGATTCGCGTTACCAGGTAAGAGATTCATACCCTAATACTGCCCGTTAATAAGACGAAGTGAACCGGAACGAGATTCAATTCAAATTTGCATTCGGACGGCCACTGTTTCTATTGAGATTCAGCCCTAGCTAGGAAAACTGTTCCAaaggtcttaaacctattgtgtttttgttaattcaattttagacattttaattttatgaattttgagtgataaactttttcatgttttgtctcGTTGTGTCCGTCGACCAATTTTAATCGTGAAACGATGACGTGcataatttttactatttttcctatttatttttttatttaatttttctattatttcttttcttttcttttttattaatgtGGCCGGCGAAGGTTGCCGGACCCTCATCCACCGGGCGAGGCCATCGCAACAGTGAGCAAGGCCAACCTTGCCTAGGTTAGAGACCCTCGCCGattagaaaaagttaaaaaaaaagatatttgaaaattattattgaaaattatctacgtcggcgcCAATTGTGCCACGCGAGATGGACGGcattcacgtcggtgatttttttttatttatcaaaattgatcgaatagactcaattgataaaaagtgaaaatgtttatgttttaattgaaaaaatcaaaagatttaagattaaattcgaaaaaaaattcaatagagttaagattttttttggataatttcggGGTCTTAGCCGGACATGCCTAGTACATGGGGTGCGGGGGATAGATGGCATCGCGAGGCCACGCAACCGGTTTAGCCAAAACAGGGATTCGATTCGGTAGAATCAGTGGGCAGCGGGAAAAAGGACCGCGCGAAACTGCACTGCATCGACGGCCGAAGCGACGCTCCACGGttcggccgttcattcgttcACCCAGAAGGACCAGTGCGACTCGACTCGATAGCGTGCCAATCTGAGAAAATGCCAAAAAGCGAGACAGAAAGACAATGAGGGCGGGCCACCGCGGGGCCGAGCAGCGGGCGGGCTCCACCGACATCGCTCGAATAGAATTTCATGTGCTtctaagggaaaaaagaaaagaaaagaaatgatcCCACTCGGTTCCGACGCGCAGAATTTGCACCCCATCTCCGACCGTTGAAGGAGAGCGACACCTGCGACTGCAGCTCTCTCGATCGTCGAATGACAGtcctttccaaattttattatcCCTCTCCGCATCTTCGAAACGTCCTTCTCTTTTCCAGGGCCCTATCGTATCGTTAACCAACCACCATAATAAGATACGATGCCTTAGCTTTCAGCGTCGTTGTTGGTTGTTTGACCTTGAACCCGTCGTTGCCACGTCTTGGCGCAAATCCGATTCGTGGATGTAAGAAAAGATCAACTTCTTTCGACGGCGGCGGCCTTTCGGGTTATGTGGGATGGTTAGATGAGGTGGAGGATTGGGGATAAGGGTGGGGGGGACAGGGAAAAACAGGGCCGCTCCTCTTTCGAGCCCGGATTTTCTTCGTtggaaaaagagagattaaAAGAGGGGGGAGAAATGCCGTGGATGCtttatcctttctttttttccccaaaagcgGCTTTCCGACCAAAAGGAAATTTCGACGAACGAGTTGGGTTTACCGCTTAACAACGACTAATTAATATATCCTAAACATCTCGATGCTTGTAGCGCTTGAAATAAGTACGTAAGAGTATAGCAAAAACCCAAAAGTTCGGCCCGGAGATAATTATTTCATTCCAAATATTTTGTGGTGTCGAGCAcgagcttgattttttttcttctcttttttcggAACGTGGGTAGGAGGGAAGTAATTTTATTCCTATgtgttttaattttcttttcgtgGGTCATGAGCTCTCGTGAAAGTTACGATGATGATACACCCGCTTGAATTTTAGTGTTGCAATGCTCGCGACACTAGACCTTGTTCACAGGAAAAATTGATTTACAAATTGGAATGCGGACCATACACCTTTTAAAACACAACAACCAGTTGACGTAGGAGATTAGCCATCGAAGACTTTGCGCATTTCTTGGTCCTCCAAAACaagacaaaaggcaaaaaaaaaaatgcataaattaGTCAAAGGTGAACTGGATGGAATCTGGGAATATTTTAGTGTACGTATTAGAACCGGTGAACACGGCATttcaaacctaaaaaaaaaaaaaaatacatatcgT is a genomic window containing:
- the LOC115752331 gene encoding uncharacterized protein LOC115752331: MGCCFSSAARHPHARNPSRPDLSKPNHPAGPCSNTYATQAAATLEAEEEEEAVKEVLSETPLPKPHPPPQTTTSGNAESEARFLPKLGECALEAQTPTGNKEEVVAEAVSECSELCSVGESFSTASATTTTTATTVAEKEAEVTSRDKGEVTQRVIKRSPMKAQRNRPYNGEQAARRAARSPAKKPVVPRTTAAATQQRSRMGTTTAALRRDQSDGLGRRSRSPAARNGGGGRRSVVGGSPSNKTGNAGGRSAATSAGDVDKKEADAGGERGDEGDSRQGNESVDNPLVSLECFIFL